In one Streptomyces sp. NBC_01288 genomic region, the following are encoded:
- a CDS encoding class I adenylate-forming enzyme family protein, with protein MILEMVASGGDRPVVTANGRSLTASDLLARARAAAHRFRGRPAVLYLSPSHLAYPVALFGAALAGIPFIPLNYRLGEHQLARLLARHPGALVLRPADLDALLSAEEDAEDGVDAPELAQDQDAVAVVLYTSGTTAEPKAALLRHRHLLAYVLNTQEFASAEEGDAALVAVPPYHVAGLMNLLTNLYSGRRLVYLSAFDAGEWLETARREQVTHALVVPTMLARIVAEVPADDAGTPTLRSLAYGGARTPRPVVERALRIFPGTGFVNAYGLTETASSVAVLGPDDHREALAASDPAVRDRLGSVGRPLPGVEIEIRDDDGKPAGAGETGLVFVRGEQISGEYGGRSALDADGWFPTRDRGRLDADGYLFIEGRADDTIIRGGENIAPAEIEDVLVAHPGIVEAAVIGVPDPEWGQRIVAVVVGEGDPAEVRQWVKDRLRSSKTPDAIVFRAELPKTETGKLLRRTLLAELETTHA; from the coding sequence ATGATTCTGGAGATGGTGGCCTCGGGCGGCGACCGACCGGTGGTCACGGCGAACGGCCGCTCCCTGACCGCCTCGGACCTGCTCGCCCGCGCCCGCGCCGCCGCGCACCGCTTCCGGGGCCGCCCGGCCGTGCTCTATCTGAGCCCCAGTCACCTCGCCTACCCGGTGGCCCTGTTCGGCGCCGCCCTGGCGGGCATCCCGTTCATCCCCCTCAACTACCGCCTCGGCGAACACCAGTTGGCCCGCCTCCTGGCCCGCCACCCCGGAGCCCTCGTCCTGCGCCCCGCCGACCTCGACGCCCTGCTGAGCGCCGAAGAGGACGCCGAAGACGGCGTCGACGCACCGGAGTTGGCCCAGGACCAGGACGCCGTGGCCGTGGTCCTCTACACGAGCGGCACGACCGCCGAGCCCAAAGCGGCACTGCTGCGCCATCGGCACCTGCTGGCCTACGTCCTCAACACCCAGGAGTTCGCCTCCGCGGAGGAAGGCGACGCGGCACTCGTGGCCGTACCGCCGTACCACGTGGCCGGGTTGATGAACCTGCTCACGAACCTCTACTCCGGCCGCCGCCTGGTGTACCTGTCCGCCTTCGACGCGGGGGAGTGGCTGGAGACCGCGCGCCGCGAACAGGTCACCCACGCACTCGTCGTCCCCACCATGCTGGCCCGCATCGTCGCGGAGGTCCCCGCCGACGACGCAGGCACGCCCACACTCCGGAGCCTCGCCTACGGCGGCGCCAGGACCCCGCGACCCGTGGTGGAACGGGCGTTGCGGATCTTTCCGGGCACGGGGTTCGTCAACGCGTACGGCCTGACGGAGACGGCCTCCTCGGTCGCGGTCCTCGGACCCGACGACCACCGCGAGGCGCTGGCGGCCTCCGACCCGGCCGTACGGGACCGACTCGGTTCCGTGGGACGGCCGTTGCCCGGTGTCGAGATCGAGATCCGTGACGACGACGGAAAGCCGGCCGGTGCCGGGGAGACCGGGCTCGTGTTCGTGCGCGGGGAGCAGATCTCCGGCGAGTACGGCGGACGCAGCGCCCTGGACGCGGACGGCTGGTTCCCCACCCGGGACCGGGGCCGACTGGACGCCGACGGCTATCTGTTCATCGAGGGACGCGCCGACGACACCATCATTCGCGGCGGCGAGAACATCGCTCCCGCCGAGATAGAGGACGTTCTCGTCGCCCACCCCGGGATCGTCGAGGCGGCGGTGATCGGCGTGCCCGACCCCGAGTGGGGGCAGCGGATCGTGGCCGTCGTGGTCGGCGAGGGCGACCCGGCCGAGGTCCGCCAGTGGGTCAAGGACCGGCTGCGCTCCTCCAAGACGCCCGACGCGATCGTGTTCCGCGCCGAACTCCCCAAGACCGAGACCGGAAAACTGCTGCGCCGCACCCTGCTGGCCGAGTTGGAGACCACCCATGCCTGA
- a CDS encoding thiolase family protein has protein sequence MPEAVLVSALRTPVGTAVKGTLRDTTAFDLAHHIVAAAAATDDLDPDAIDDVILGEGLYGGGVVARHAALTVGLTSVPGLAHNRHCAAGLAAVQSAAASIRAGMDELVIAGGVNSASTSPKQRFRVDGEWVEPWSPPTHPDRPDAPNLDMSITVGWNTAVRAGLSRADMDAWALRSHQNAIRAIDEGRFDAELVPIDTPHGLFSVDEHPRRTTSLEKLASLKPLHPEIDGFSITAGNAGGANDGAAALVVASDRLGLPALAVVRSWASVGADPAETGLTPVKVIPKALARAGLSTSDVDLFEINEAFAAVPVAAVKLLGLDPDRVNVNGSGCSLGHPVAATGARMLVTLVHELRRRGGGIGVAAMCAGGGMGSATVIEVLAP, from the coding sequence ATGCCTGAAGCAGTCCTCGTGTCCGCCCTGCGCACCCCCGTCGGCACCGCCGTCAAGGGCACCCTGCGCGACACCACCGCGTTCGACCTGGCCCACCACATCGTCGCCGCCGCGGCCGCCACGGACGACCTCGACCCGGACGCGATCGACGACGTGATCCTCGGCGAAGGCCTGTACGGCGGCGGGGTCGTGGCCCGGCACGCGGCACTGACCGTCGGCCTCACCTCCGTACCGGGCCTCGCCCACAACCGCCACTGCGCCGCCGGACTCGCCGCCGTGCAGAGCGCGGCGGCGAGCATCCGCGCGGGCATGGACGAACTCGTCATCGCCGGCGGCGTCAACTCGGCTTCCACATCCCCGAAACAGCGTTTCCGCGTCGACGGGGAGTGGGTCGAACCATGGAGCCCGCCCACGCACCCCGACCGCCCCGACGCCCCCAACCTGGACATGTCGATCACGGTCGGCTGGAACACCGCCGTACGGGCCGGCCTCAGCCGCGCCGACATGGACGCATGGGCGCTGCGCTCCCACCAGAACGCCATTCGCGCCATCGACGAAGGCCGTTTCGACGCCGAGTTGGTGCCCATCGACACACCGCACGGACTGTTCTCCGTCGACGAACACCCCCGCCGCACCACGAGCCTGGAGAAGCTGGCCTCGCTCAAGCCGCTCCACCCGGAGATAGACGGCTTCTCCATCACGGCCGGCAACGCGGGCGGCGCCAACGACGGTGCCGCCGCCCTGGTGGTGGCCAGCGACCGGCTCGGCCTGCCCGCCCTCGCCGTCGTCCGCTCGTGGGCCTCGGTCGGCGCCGACCCCGCCGAGACGGGCCTCACCCCCGTGAAGGTGATCCCCAAAGCCCTTGCCCGCGCCGGACTTTCGACGTCCGACGTGGACCTCTTCGAGATCAACGAGGCTTTCGCCGCCGTGCCCGTCGCCGCGGTGAAACTGCTCGGCCTCGACCCCGACCGCGTGAACGTCAACGGCAGCGGCTGCTCCCTCGGCCACCCGGTCGCCGCGACCGGCGCCCGGATGCTCGTCACGCTCGTGCACGAACTGCGTCGGCGCGGAGGCGGCATCGGAGTCGCCGCGATGTGCGCGGGCGGCGGCATGGGCTCGGCGACGGTCATCGAGGTACTCGCGCCATAG
- a CDS encoding SDR family NAD(P)-dependent oxidoreductase, with the protein MEGLKEKVVLVAGAATGLGAASARRLADEGARVVVGDLDLDGARRTATAIGDAGGQAVAVGFDIADETSVGELVRTTVRTYGGLDAVHINAGDMNAVSQDTDVVDMDLAVWDRTFAVNLRGHMLVTRYAVPELLARGGGAIVYTSSIAAFTGEAARPSYSATKAGINALARHVASRWGREGIRANAVAPGLILTQAIQEGAAPDLLEALLARTRSTRHGRADDVAGMVAYLMSDEGAWINGQVINVDGGTVMR; encoded by the coding sequence GTGGAGGGCTTGAAGGAGAAGGTCGTTCTCGTCGCCGGCGCGGCCACCGGGCTGGGGGCCGCCTCCGCCCGGCGGCTGGCCGACGAGGGCGCGCGGGTCGTCGTCGGCGATCTCGATCTCGACGGAGCCCGACGGACCGCCACGGCCATCGGCGACGCCGGTGGCCAGGCGGTCGCGGTGGGTTTCGACATCGCCGACGAGACCTCGGTCGGCGAACTCGTGCGGACCACCGTGCGGACGTACGGCGGTCTCGACGCCGTGCACATCAACGCGGGCGACATGAACGCGGTCTCCCAGGACACCGACGTCGTCGACATGGACCTCGCGGTGTGGGACCGGACGTTCGCCGTCAATCTGCGCGGCCACATGCTCGTCACCCGCTACGCCGTTCCCGAACTCCTGGCCCGCGGCGGCGGCGCGATCGTCTACACCTCGTCCATCGCGGCCTTCACCGGCGAGGCCGCGCGCCCCTCCTACTCGGCGACCAAGGCGGGCATCAACGCCCTCGCCCGCCACGTCGCCTCCCGCTGGGGCCGGGAGGGCATCCGGGCCAACGCGGTCGCCCCGGGCCTGATCCTGACGCAGGCCATCCAAGAGGGCGCGGCGCCTGACCTGTTGGAGGCGCTGCTCGCCCGGACCCGCAGCACCCGGCACGGTCGGGCCGACGATGTCGCCGGCATGGTGGCCTACCTCATGTCCGACGAGGGGGCCTGGATCAACGGGCAGGTCATCAATGTCGACGGTGGCACGGTGATGCGCTGA
- a CDS encoding acyl-CoA thioesterase: protein MTDLWSDLLACLDLDAQPRDVFEGANQRLGYHRIFGGQLLAQSVRAARLACPEKAVKSLHVQFARAGRPQEPVRYEVTRHHEGGSFATLTVVARQTQGVAAVAAVSLHSHEDGPDQQIAFPMPAVPGAEHDVVLSLLPWDTRATVDVDSPKSEPPEYDLWMRTPTVAPELAPALTAYASDLSLIGTALRPLEGVTQHDSGTAFSSAVTAHTVWFHRPFTTDDWLLLRHRSPVLAHGRCYGRGDVLTAQGSLVASFAQEALLRFRAIA from the coding sequence GTGACCGATCTGTGGAGCGACCTGCTCGCCTGCCTGGACCTCGACGCCCAACCCCGTGACGTGTTCGAAGGTGCCAACCAGCGACTCGGCTACCACCGCATCTTCGGCGGGCAGTTGCTCGCCCAGAGCGTCCGGGCCGCCCGACTGGCCTGCCCGGAGAAGGCGGTCAAGAGCCTTCACGTGCAGTTCGCGCGCGCGGGGCGGCCGCAGGAACCGGTGCGGTACGAGGTGACGCGCCATCATGAGGGCGGCTCCTTCGCCACGTTGACGGTCGTGGCGCGGCAGACGCAGGGCGTCGCGGCCGTGGCCGCCGTATCGCTGCACTCCCACGAGGACGGTCCCGACCAGCAGATCGCGTTCCCGATGCCCGCGGTGCCGGGGGCGGAGCACGACGTCGTTCTCTCGCTGCTTCCCTGGGACACCCGGGCCACCGTCGACGTGGACTCGCCGAAGTCGGAGCCTCCCGAGTACGACCTGTGGATGCGCACACCGACCGTCGCCCCGGAGCTGGCCCCGGCGTTGACGGCGTACGCGAGCGATCTGAGTCTGATCGGTACGGCGCTTCGGCCGCTCGAAGGGGTCACCCAGCACGATTCGGGAACGGCGTTCTCTTCTGCCGTCACCGCCCACACGGTGTGGTTCCACCGCCCTTTCACCACGGACGACTGGCTTCTCCTGCGCCACCGGAGCCCGGTTCTCGCCCACGGCCGCTGTTACGGCCGGGGCGATGTGCTCACCGCGCAGGGGTCTCTGGTCGCGTCGTTCGCGCAGGAGGCACTGCTGCGCTTCCGTGCGATCGCGTAA
- a CDS encoding acyl-CoA dehydrogenase family protein, with protein MDAAEEHLLAETLRKTMTAASGQALDAALTDLGWAELLVEQPDIAVPLTFRLLGETGAHAPLLNDVLLQAADRPVGGTLPLPFTGGAWIVWERDDAAVGTALDAELPLRSVPIGASVPLAAGRVALGWWLLGTGRAMLTLARQHAVDRVQFGRPLASFQAVRHRLAETLVALDGAEATLVAATDELGALLAKAAAGKAALTAARHCQQVLGGIGFTAEHDLHRHVRRAMVLDGLLGSARELTREAGALLRAGGSAPRLVHL; from the coding sequence GTGGACGCCGCCGAAGAGCACCTGCTCGCCGAGACACTCCGCAAGACGATGACGGCGGCCTCGGGACAGGCACTGGACGCCGCCCTGACCGACCTCGGCTGGGCCGAACTCCTCGTGGAGCAACCGGACATAGCCGTCCCGCTCACCTTCCGCCTGCTGGGCGAGACGGGCGCCCACGCGCCGCTTCTCAACGACGTGCTGCTACAAGCGGCGGACCGTCCGGTCGGAGGCACACTGCCGCTGCCGTTCACGGGTGGTGCGTGGATCGTCTGGGAGCGCGACGACGCGGCTGTCGGGACGGCCCTGGACGCCGAACTCCCCCTGCGTTCCGTGCCCATTGGAGCGTCCGTCCCCCTCGCCGCCGGCCGTGTCGCGCTCGGCTGGTGGCTGCTCGGGACCGGCCGCGCCATGCTCACGTTGGCCCGCCAACACGCCGTGGACCGCGTGCAGTTCGGCCGTCCGCTCGCCTCCTTCCAAGCCGTACGGCACCGGCTCGCCGAGACCCTCGTGGCGCTGGACGGTGCCGAGGCCACCCTGGTGGCCGCGACGGACGAGTTGGGCGCGTTGCTGGCCAAGGCGGCGGCCGGAAAGGCCGCACTGACGGCGGCCCGGCACTGCCAGCAGGTCCTCGGCGGGATCGGTTTCACCGCCGAGCACGATCTGCACCGGCACGTCCGGCGGGCCATGGTGCTCGACGGACTGCTGGGCAGCGCGCGGGAGTTGACGCGCGAGGCCGGGGCACTGCTGCGGGCCGGCGGGTCCGCGCCACGGCTCGTCCACCTGTGA
- a CDS encoding acyl-CoA dehydrogenase family protein — MKVASAPGYMNVADFRSGLRVWLDEHDLSSGPDHSLDAQVAQLARVRRALFDADWMRYGWPAEVRGLGGPAVLRAVLGEEVATRELAEPGIYSMIEVLAPTMISYAPPALAAEMVPRLLSGREQWCQGFSEPGSGSDLASLTTRAVPRGDHWEISGQKVWTSLAQFAARCVLLTRTAPGHNGITAFFVDMDTPGITVRPLRTMHGVDEFAEVFFDDVMVPADRMLGRPGDGWRLAMDLLPHERSTCFWHRIAHLYTRLDRLLAETSVPDDAELGAAYLALHTVRCRSHATQRRLAAGERLGAETSVDKVLLATAEQQLFETVRDLLPGVLELTDTPWRSEYLYAKAATIYGGTAEIQRNIIARRLLDLGRE, encoded by the coding sequence ATGAAAGTGGCCTCGGCGCCCGGGTACATGAACGTCGCCGACTTCCGCTCGGGCCTGCGCGTCTGGCTGGACGAGCACGACCTGTCCTCCGGCCCCGACCACTCCCTGGACGCCCAGGTCGCTCAACTGGCCCGGGTCCGCCGGGCGTTGTTCGACGCGGACTGGATGCGGTACGGCTGGCCCGCCGAGGTGAGGGGGCTCGGCGGGCCCGCGGTGCTGAGGGCTGTGCTCGGCGAGGAGGTCGCCACGAGGGAGTTGGCCGAGCCCGGGATCTACTCGATGATCGAGGTCCTCGCCCCGACGATGATCTCCTACGCCCCTCCGGCGCTGGCCGCCGAGATGGTCCCGCGGCTACTGAGCGGGCGTGAGCAGTGGTGCCAGGGCTTCTCCGAACCCGGCTCCGGCAGCGACCTCGCCTCCCTCACCACCCGGGCGGTTCCGCGCGGCGACCACTGGGAGATCAGCGGCCAGAAGGTGTGGACGAGCCTGGCCCAATTCGCCGCCCGTTGCGTCCTGTTGACCCGCACCGCGCCTGGTCACAACGGGATCACCGCGTTCTTCGTCGACATGGACACCCCCGGCATCACGGTCCGGCCACTGCGCACGATGCACGGCGTGGACGAGTTCGCCGAGGTGTTCTTCGACGATGTGATGGTGCCCGCCGACCGGATGCTGGGCCGCCCCGGCGACGGCTGGCGCCTGGCGATGGACCTGCTCCCGCACGAGCGCTCCACCTGCTTCTGGCACCGGATCGCCCATCTCTACACGCGACTTGACCGCCTGCTGGCCGAGACGAGCGTCCCCGACGACGCCGAACTCGGCGCCGCCTACCTGGCGTTGCACACCGTCCGCTGCCGCTCCCACGCCACCCAACGGCGCCTGGCCGCGGGTGAGCGTCTGGGCGCGGAGACGTCGGTCGACAAGGTGCTGCTGGCCACCGCCGAGCAACAGCTCTTCGAGACCGTGCGCGATCTGCTGCCCGGCGTACTGGAGTTGACGGACACGCCGTGGCGCTCGGAGTACCTGTACGCGAAGGCGGCGACGATCTACGGCGGTACGGCCGAGATCCAGCGGAACATCATCGCGCGCCGACTGCTCGACCTGGGGAGGGAGTAG
- a CDS encoding nuclear transport factor 2 family protein: MEIQQLLARYAVCITRGDLDGVLGVFTPDGTYSAFGDSYGLDEFPALVAAAPKGLFLTGTPAVDLSGDTATGTQPLCFVDHATHDLRIGYYDDTYVRTDGGWRLRTRAMTFIRRSGAHDSGRPHAYQRPGT, encoded by the coding sequence ATGGAGATCCAGCAGCTCCTCGCCCGCTACGCGGTGTGCATCACCCGCGGTGACCTGGACGGGGTGCTGGGCGTCTTCACGCCCGACGGCACGTACAGCGCCTTCGGGGACTCCTACGGCCTCGACGAGTTCCCGGCGCTCGTGGCCGCCGCGCCCAAGGGTCTGTTCCTCACGGGGACGCCGGCCGTCGACCTGTCCGGCGACACGGCGACCGGCACCCAGCCGCTCTGCTTCGTCGACCACGCCACGCACGACCTGCGGATCGGCTACTACGACGACACCTACGTCCGCACGGACGGGGGTTGGCGGCTGCGCACGCGGGCGATGACGTTCATCCGCCGCAGCGGAGCGCACGACTCGGGCCGCCCGCACGCCTATCAGCGCCCGGGTACATGA
- a CDS encoding branched-chain amino acid ABC transporter permease: MDQFLTFGIVGLSTAAIYAVIGSGLVLTYTTTGVFNFAHGAAGMLSAFMYWQLTVGWGMPVPVALVVVLLVLAPGFGLLVERFVLRPVQALGEAERLVMTVALLSGLIAAARWIWDPNVARPLPMFFAARKPIHLGPAVITWHQAITMAVAVAVAVGLRILLYRTRAGAEMRAAVDDRALVGLTGADPVRAGRVSWILGTQLAAIGGILIAPTVTLDAAQLSLLIVSAYTAAVFGRLRSLPLTFLGAVVVGCMESYLTGYLPQNEYLPGLRLAAPALLLLLALLVFPHRRLRGRERRLARVPVPSARGTLVFAAVVVAFGAVLASLLGEADLITYGAIFSLGVVALSYVPLAGYAGQVSLCQLSMAGIGAVVWAHLGAHGELWALGATILVSAVAGALVALPALRLSGVYLALGTAAFAVILDRWIFTLPAFHILGLRIALFDQGSVDATGPDLFGLRLDSGRELMVFAAVCLALASIGVAALRRSRFGRRLIALRDSEAAYATLGGNLLVAKVAVFALASGIAGLGGALYGMQQRTVTADQFSLIAGLPIFLVAVVGGLGAVGNGLFAGTAFVGPTNALIAVVPGTANLVALLPGLAGVGLGHNPDGIVPRFRRQWEPLARDRIALSTLLCALALAWALRFTDVINDWTYYGGSLVLAAALRAWASARQTAPAEPEIPVEWWGLRRDWRPEDKEVLARGVAAG; this comes from the coding sequence ATGGACCAGTTCCTCACCTTCGGGATCGTCGGCCTGAGCACGGCCGCGATCTATGCCGTCATCGGCAGTGGGCTCGTGCTCACCTACACCACCACCGGCGTGTTCAACTTCGCGCACGGCGCGGCCGGCATGCTGTCCGCGTTCATGTACTGGCAGCTGACCGTCGGCTGGGGCATGCCCGTTCCGGTCGCCCTGGTCGTGGTGCTGCTCGTGCTCGCCCCGGGCTTCGGGCTGCTCGTCGAGCGGTTCGTACTGCGGCCCGTCCAGGCCCTCGGCGAAGCCGAACGGCTCGTCATGACGGTCGCGCTGCTCAGCGGTCTCATCGCGGCAGCGCGCTGGATCTGGGACCCGAACGTGGCGCGGCCCCTGCCGATGTTCTTCGCCGCCCGCAAGCCCATCCACCTCGGCCCGGCCGTCATCACCTGGCACCAGGCGATCACCATGGCGGTGGCCGTCGCCGTCGCCGTCGGCCTGCGCATCCTGCTCTACCGCACCCGCGCCGGAGCCGAGATGCGCGCGGCCGTCGACGACCGGGCACTCGTCGGTCTCACCGGCGCCGACCCGGTCAGGGCGGGCCGTGTCTCCTGGATCCTCGGCACCCAACTGGCCGCGATCGGCGGCATCCTGATCGCCCCGACCGTCACCCTCGACGCCGCCCAGCTCTCCCTGCTGATCGTCAGCGCCTACACCGCGGCCGTCTTCGGCAGGCTGCGCAGCCTGCCGCTCACCTTCCTCGGCGCCGTCGTCGTCGGCTGCATGGAGAGCTACCTGACCGGCTACCTCCCGCAGAACGAATACCTCCCCGGACTACGGCTCGCCGCCCCCGCCCTGCTGCTCCTCCTCGCCCTGCTGGTCTTCCCGCACCGACGCCTGCGCGGCCGTGAACGACGGCTGGCCCGCGTCCCGGTACCGAGCGCGCGCGGCACTCTCGTGTTCGCCGCGGTCGTCGTCGCCTTCGGCGCGGTACTGGCCTCTCTCCTCGGAGAAGCCGACCTGATCACCTATGGAGCGATCTTCTCGCTGGGCGTAGTGGCGCTCTCGTACGTCCCGCTCGCCGGGTACGCCGGACAGGTCTCCCTCTGCCAGCTGAGCATGGCCGGCATCGGCGCGGTCGTCTGGGCACACCTCGGCGCGCACGGCGAACTGTGGGCGCTCGGCGCCACGATCCTTGTCTCGGCGGTGGCCGGAGCTCTGGTCGCACTGCCCGCGCTGCGGCTCTCCGGCGTGTATCTCGCCCTGGGCACCGCCGCGTTCGCCGTGATCCTCGACCGGTGGATCTTCACCCTGCCGGCCTTCCACATCCTCGGCCTGCGGATCGCCCTGTTCGACCAGGGCTCGGTCGACGCCACCGGACCCGACCTGTTCGGCCTCCGGCTCGACAGCGGACGGGAGTTGATGGTGTTCGCCGCCGTCTGCCTCGCGCTCGCCTCGATCGGCGTGGCGGCCCTGCGCCGCAGCCGCTTCGGCCGACGGCTGATCGCCCTGCGCGACAGCGAGGCCGCGTACGCCACCCTCGGCGGCAACCTGCTGGTCGCCAAGGTCGCCGTGTTCGCCCTCGCCTCCGGCATCGCCGGACTCGGCGGAGCACTCTACGGAATGCAGCAACGCACCGTCACCGCCGACCAGTTCAGCCTCATCGCGGGCCTGCCCATCTTCCTCGTCGCCGTGGTCGGCGGACTCGGCGCCGTCGGCAACGGGCTCTTCGCCGGCACCGCCTTCGTCGGCCCGACGAACGCCCTGATCGCCGTCGTCCCGGGCACCGCCAACCTGGTCGCCCTCCTCCCGGGCCTGGCCGGCGTCGGACTCGGTCACAACCCCGACGGCATCGTCCCCCGCTTCCGCCGCCAGTGGGAGCCCCTCGCCCGCGACCGCATCGCCCTGTCCACCCTGCTCTGCGCCCTCGCCCTGGCCTGGGCCCTGCGCTTCACCGACGTCATCAACGACTGGACGTACTACGGCGGTTCACTCGTCCTCGCCGCCGCCCTCCGCGCCTGGGCGAGCGCCCGGCAGACCGCTCCGGCCGAGCCGGAGATCCCCGTCGAGTGGTGGGGCCTACGGCGTGACTGGCGCCCCGAGGACAAGGAGGTGCTGGCCCGTGGCGTCGCTGCAGGTTAG
- a CDS encoding ABC transporter ATP-binding protein yields MASLQVSGVTVSFGGNRALDGVALTAEAGRVTGLIGPNGAGKSTLFDVASGLRRPSSGQVRLDGRDVTRARPSARARHGLARTFQRLELFGRLSVRDNLLVAAELGPERRRADQVVTEILHRLGLADLADTSPDALPTGVGRLVEVGRALAIRPKVLLLDEPAAGQDAEETERFAELLRALTEDGTAVVLVEHDMSLVMAVCDEVYVLDLGKIIAVGPPEVIRRDETVLAAYLGDA; encoded by the coding sequence GTGGCGTCGCTGCAGGTTAGTGGAGTGACCGTCTCCTTCGGTGGGAACCGCGCTCTCGACGGGGTCGCCCTGACCGCCGAGGCGGGCCGGGTCACCGGACTCATCGGACCCAACGGGGCAGGGAAGAGCACCCTGTTCGACGTCGCCTCCGGACTGCGCAGGCCGTCCTCCGGGCAGGTCAGGCTGGATGGCCGGGACGTCACCCGGGCCCGGCCCTCCGCCCGCGCCCGGCACGGACTCGCCCGCACCTTCCAGCGCCTCGAACTCTTCGGCCGGCTCAGCGTGCGCGACAACCTCCTCGTCGCCGCCGAACTCGGACCCGAACGCCGCCGCGCCGACCAGGTCGTCACCGAGATCCTGCACCGGCTCGGTCTCGCCGACCTCGCCGACACCTCACCCGACGCCCTCCCCACCGGAGTAGGCCGCCTCGTCGAGGTGGGAAGGGCGCTCGCGATCCGCCCGAAGGTGCTTCTCCTCGACGAACCCGCCGCAGGACAGGACGCGGAGGAGACCGAACGCTTCGCGGAACTCCTGCGCGCCCTCACCGAAGACGGCACCGCAGTCGTCCTCGTCGAGCACGACATGAGCCTCGTGATGGCCGTCTGTGACGAGGTGTACGTCCTCGACCTCGGCAAGATCATCGCCGTCGGCCCGCCCGAGGTGATCCGCAGAGACGAAACGGTTCTCGCCGCCTACCTGGGGGACGCGTGA
- a CDS encoding ABC transporter ATP-binding protein, whose protein sequence is MSALLELRGIRAAHERITVLHGVDLDVAAGQVVALLGPNGAGKTTTLRVAAGVHPVESGQLVLGGRDMTGADPRDLARAGVCLIPEGRGVFPNLSVRDNLLMMTFTGRSREEIEEIAFARFPVLARCAGQAAGTLSGGEQQMLALARGLATDPAVLLLDELSMGLAPLVVGRLYEQVGEIARQGVAVLVVEQFAAAVLDICDHAAVLVRGRVERQGHPDGGLRAELSALYLGSST, encoded by the coding sequence GTGAGCGCACTTCTCGAACTGCGCGGCATCCGCGCCGCCCACGAACGCATCACCGTCCTGCACGGCGTCGACCTCGATGTCGCCGCCGGACAGGTGGTGGCACTGCTCGGTCCGAACGGCGCCGGAAAGACCACCACCCTGCGCGTCGCCGCCGGAGTCCACCCCGTCGAGTCGGGCCAACTCGTCCTCGGCGGACGGGACATGACCGGCGCCGACCCCCGCGACCTGGCCCGCGCCGGAGTCTGCCTTATCCCCGAGGGGCGAGGCGTCTTCCCGAACCTGTCCGTCCGCGACAACCTCCTGATGATGACCTTCACCGGCCGCAGCCGGGAGGAGATCGAGGAGATCGCGTTCGCCCGTTTCCCTGTCCTGGCCCGGTGCGCCGGTCAGGCGGCGGGCACTCTCTCCGGCGGCGAACAGCAGATGCTCGCCCTCGCCCGCGGCCTCGCCACCGACCCCGCCGTCCTGCTGCTCGACGAACTCTCCATGGGGCTCGCCCCGTTGGTCGTCGGCCGGCTCTACGAACAGGTCGGCGAGATCGCCCGCCAGGGCGTCGCCGTGCTCGTCGTCGAGCAGTTCGCCGCCGCGGTACTCGACATCTGCGACCACGCCGCCGTCCTCGTACGCGGCCGGGTCGAACGGCAGGGCCACCCCGACGGCGGGTTGCGTGCCGAACTGTCCGCTCTCTACCTGGGGAGTTCCACATGA